One Paracidovorax avenae ATCC 19860 genomic region harbors:
- a CDS encoding OsmC family protein: MPPDPILYRSHATLAHGAVLGAASLGDVLIAMPPACLAEPPFVRGYSDCFLGALQFVAAQERLRLPDATVVTETVAVGATASGLGIQVELAVSVPGMAWGQARELIDKAHTVCPYSRAMRHTLDVRLTLA; this comes from the coding sequence ATGCCGCCCGATCCCATTCTCTACAGATCCCATGCCACCCTGGCCCATGGCGCAGTCCTGGGCGCGGCCTCGCTCGGGGATGTGTTGATAGCTATGCCCCCGGCCTGCCTGGCCGAACCGCCGTTCGTGCGGGGTTACTCGGACTGCTTCCTCGGCGCATTGCAGTTCGTCGCCGCGCAGGAGCGGCTGCGCCTGCCGGACGCCACCGTGGTCACCGAGACGGTGGCCGTCGGCGCCACGGCATCGGGCCTGGGCATCCAGGTCGAACTCGCGGTCAGCGTGCCCGGCATGGCCTGGGGCCAGGCCCGCGAACTGATCGACAAGGCCCACACCGTCTGCCCGTATTCCAGGGCCAT
- a CDS encoding AraC family transcriptional regulator yields the protein MTASCTDRLEALLHHFPVRTRMFHAGALCGVTHVLAPDGGGQMHLVRSGPVEVVRPGRPPLQVEVPSLLLYPRPLPRQFIAGAEPGAQLVCAELDFEGGPANPLVRALPDEICLPLQAIDGAGDVLSLLFSEAFGNNCGRSALIDRLFGVVLIQVLRHLMETRQIEGGLLAGLSHPRLRKAIVALHDRPAQEWPLDALAAMAGMSRTAFAGTFRQAMGCTPGQYLQGWRIRLAQQALLQGRQLKAIAVDVGYGSEAALSRAFKAHCGLGPREWRQAEGARQAAAPAPPASPAAAGPLPAHCTDGTRPA from the coding sequence ATGACTGCTTCCTGTACCGACCGGCTCGAAGCGCTGCTCCACCATTTCCCGGTGCGCACGCGCATGTTCCACGCGGGCGCCCTGTGCGGCGTCACGCACGTCCTGGCACCGGACGGAGGCGGCCAGATGCACCTGGTCCGCTCCGGGCCTGTCGAGGTGGTACGGCCGGGGCGCCCTCCGCTGCAGGTGGAGGTGCCCAGCCTCCTGCTCTATCCGCGCCCCCTGCCCCGGCAATTCATCGCCGGCGCGGAACCCGGCGCCCAGCTGGTCTGCGCCGAACTGGACTTCGAGGGCGGGCCGGCGAACCCGCTCGTGCGCGCCCTGCCGGACGAAATCTGCCTGCCACTCCAGGCCATCGACGGTGCGGGCGACGTGCTGTCGCTGCTCTTCTCCGAAGCGTTCGGCAACAACTGCGGCCGCAGCGCGCTGATCGACCGGCTGTTCGGCGTGGTGCTGATCCAGGTGCTGAGGCATCTCATGGAAACACGGCAGATCGAAGGCGGATTGCTCGCCGGGCTATCGCACCCCCGCCTGCGCAAGGCGATCGTGGCCCTGCACGACCGGCCTGCGCAGGAATGGCCGCTGGATGCCCTCGCAGCGATGGCGGGCATGTCGCGCACGGCGTTCGCCGGCACGTTCCGCCAGGCCATGGGATGCACGCCGGGGCAGTATCTGCAGGGCTGGCGTATCCGGCTGGCGCAGCAGGCCCTGCTGCAGGGGCGGCAGTTGAAGGCCATCGCCGTGGATGTGGGTTATGGCAGCGAAGCGGCGCTCTCCCGGGCCTTCAAGGCACACTGCGGCCTGGGGCCGCGGGAATGGCGCCAGGCCGAAGGCGCTCGCCAGGCCGCGGCCCCCGCCCCGCCCGCCTCGCCCGCGGCGGCCGGGCCGTTGCCGGCGCATTGCACGGACGGCACACGCCCGGCCTGA